Proteins encoded by one window of Candidatus Woesearchaeota archaeon:
- a CDS encoding right-handed parallel beta-helix repeat-containing protein: MSPLFGSTVYRLAPAIIGAVLIDFAGHYFTGPEAKHASFESSPTISSKPFYPEPQSKIPLQISRFESPPDTLYGRSHLTGTIENSVLRASNFGVADGDSVTLRDVVLEITGEGPHRGIYTGSGASLVFDHVKVRSLDGKPYAFEMMKPRVVDWSSVEISSVSDPLSSLARDPRASGTIERGVHLFLAGTPSSISLDNCYLHGNAVGLGVEGGSPSRVPVNLSVRDCLFEDQTYNGIFLSGLQGEPVMSITGTVFRGVGEHCGVMAIDTENLHVENDYFTDVPSGAGVMFINSANGRFYRNIFTENLWKGLTVDHSDSASVTGNDFAEITTSLGKDPAEAFQVLKSSSRVYLSGNLFDSNTIALRVGGPPASDLKVAANVFRGNTYVVRYDYDVPPLDLARNSFVATPLTVTPVSGINR; encoded by the coding sequence ATGAGTCCTCTTTTCGGATCTACGGTCTATCGACTTGCTCCAGCAATAATAGGTGCAGTGTTGATTGATTTTGCCGGACACTATTTTACGGGTCCGGAAGCAAAGCATGCTAGTTTTGAGTCTAGCCCTACTATTTCTAGTAAGCCCTTTTATCCTGAACCTCAAAGTAAAATTCCTCTTCAAATATCCCGCTTTGAATCTCCCCCCGATACTCTTTATGGACGATCTCACTTGACAGGAACTATTGAAAACAGTGTTTTACGTGCTTCAAACTTTGGTGTTGCTGATGGAGATAGCGTCACCTTACGTGACGTTGTCCTTGAAATTACTGGGGAAGGGCCTCACCGAGGGATTTACACCGGCTCTGGAGCATCCCTTGTTTTTGATCATGTTAAGGTTCGCAGTTTAGATGGAAAGCCGTATGCCTTTGAGATGATGAAACCGAGGGTTGTGGACTGGTCTTCTGTCGAGATCTCTTCAGTAAGTGATCCTTTATCCTCTTTAGCACGCGATCCAAGAGCGAGCGGTACTATTGAACGTGGGGTTCATCTGTTTTTGGCAGGAACACCATCGTCTATCTCTCTTGATAATTGCTATTTGCATGGTAATGCTGTAGGGTTAGGCGTCGAAGGTGGTAGTCCCTCACGGGTACCTGTTAACCTATCTGTTCGGGACTGTCTTTTTGAAGATCAAACCTATAACGGTATTTTTCTTTCTGGACTTCAAGGGGAACCTGTTATGAGCATTACTGGAACAGTTTTTCGTGGTGTTGGCGAACACTGTGGTGTTATGGCCATTGATACCGAGAATTTGCATGTAGAAAACGATTATTTTACCGATGTACCTAGTGGAGCTGGTGTTATGTTCATTAATTCAGCGAATGGAAGATTTTACAGGAATATCTTTACTGAGAATCTCTGGAAGGGGCTTACGGTTGACCATAGTGACTCTGCTTCTGTTACAGGAAACGATTTCGCAGAAATTACAACTTCATTAGGTAAGGATCCTGCAGAAGCATTTCAGGTACTCAAAAGTTCCTCACGTGTCTATCTTTCAGGGAATCTTTTCGATAGCAATACTATTGCCCTTCGCGTTGGAGGACCTCCGGCAAGCGATTTAAAAGTTGCTGCAAATGTTTTCCGTGGAAATACGTATGTTGTTCGGTATGACTATGATGTTCCTCCTCTTGATCTTGCGCGTAACTCTTTTGTTGCTACTCCTTTAACCGTTACTCCTGTCTCTGGAATAAATAGATAG
- a CDS encoding DUF2240 family protein translates to MFKIPYEDIVSKITEKTNLTPTEIELRVKEKMKVLSGLISKEGAAYIIANELGVKVVEQQEGKLQIKNILAGMRNVETIGRVQQVYEVKEFVSGERRGKVGAFLLADSTGVIRVVCWNEQTSLVKTFKQNDLVKIEGAYVKENNGKKEIHVNDRTKLIKDPRGETIPELTLAPPEKKRKPLHELSEEDSDVEIVGTIVQAFDPRFYEICPQCSKRARPKDAQFACDAHGEVTPAYGYVMNLLLDDGTDTIRVVLFRNVVDQLLEIDSTAVLAYKDNLGAFESLKQNLLGESIKINGRVTKNTMFDRLEFIAQAVTKTDPEEEITRLQRELDDESSFSRTTPHPRSLTGDTKAAPHTLTGSFINPSSKAKSVKQEYGRPYGSSSSSSDSEQEQFDDDPEEESIM, encoded by the coding sequence ATGTTTAAAATTCCTTACGAAGACATTGTTTCTAAGATCACTGAAAAAACAAACCTTACTCCGACTGAAATAGAACTGAGAGTAAAGGAAAAGATGAAGGTACTTTCTGGCTTGATCTCAAAGGAAGGGGCTGCATATATTATTGCAAATGAGCTTGGGGTAAAGGTGGTTGAGCAGCAGGAAGGAAAACTGCAGATCAAGAATATTCTTGCGGGTATGCGAAATGTTGAGACCATTGGTAGGGTACAGCAGGTTTACGAAGTCAAGGAATTTGTCTCCGGAGAAAGACGGGGAAAGGTTGGTGCTTTCTTACTCGCAGATTCTACGGGAGTTATTCGTGTTGTTTGCTGGAATGAGCAAACATCACTGGTAAAGACCTTTAAACAAAATGATCTGGTGAAGATTGAAGGAGCTTATGTCAAGGAAAACAATGGAAAGAAAGAAATCCATGTCAATGATCGCACAAAGCTCATTAAAGATCCTCGTGGTGAAACCATTCCAGAGTTAACACTCGCTCCACCAGAAAAGAAACGAAAGCCTCTCCACGAGTTAAGTGAGGAAGATAGTGATGTGGAGATTGTTGGCACTATTGTCCAGGCATTTGATCCTCGGTTTTATGAGATTTGTCCGCAGTGTAGTAAACGTGCACGGCCAAAAGATGCACAATTTGCTTGTGATGCCCATGGCGAAGTAACTCCTGCCTACGGTTATGTTATGAACCTCTTGCTTGATGATGGTACTGATACCATCCGCGTTGTTCTCTTTCGTAATGTCGTTGACCAGCTGCTTGAAATCGATAGCACGGCTGTTCTTGCCTATAAGGACAACCTTGGGGCATTTGAGTCACTCAAGCAAAATCTTCTCGGAGAATCCATTAAAATAAATGGCAGAGTCACTAAGAATACCATGTTTGATCGTTTAGAATTCATTGCTCAAGCAGTTACAAAAACAGATCCAGAAGAAGAAATTACGCGATTACAACGGGAGCTGGATGATGAAAGTAGTTTCTCCCGGACAACTCCTCATCCTCGTTCTCTAACCGGAGATACAAAAGCAGCTCCTCATACGCTTACCGGATCCTTTATTAATCCATCTTCAAAAGCGAAATCAGTCAAGCAGGAGTATGGAAGGCCCTATGGGAGTTCTTCCTCTTCTTCAGACTCAGAACAAGAGCAATTTGATGATGATCCTGAAGAAGAATCGATTATGTAA
- a CDS encoding AAA family ATPase, producing MSNEEVGKLVDVPLAATAEEVGEPSQKETIQRLEEHIRFLEKDHDSEIDCLWNEIRALQNHGADTARVVSVSKSTVEIEDVQGNKYTAKYDPDIRRQLTPGREVYTNAQRTYIQGVKSHVLTGPVAQVTRLLDQGRVMVGRDGHEAVIFGGKGLRVGDEVIFDDEERHILDVISRASLPLVEFPNVTWDAVGGLDHVVSEVQEVVELPYLYPDVFRRYPLVGGTERKLRTFFGLAREVAGDGGPLVLYVDEIDSIGRERGQGENSRVYDTATNQLLVELDGMNELENVVCMAATNREKLLDSALIRRWEHKIYVPRPSQEGTESIFSIYLKQVALDSRVADFDGSSLKDMAKRVTDSLFSHSRPIARIVYWERAYDLVDFSDLMSGKLIRDTVYRAALLAIEREIKGGARGVTSDDLERAVQTVYEEHRHFPNLVTDYDKRNIAGSHYENIQRVESITSSGIILR from the coding sequence ATGTCCAATGAGGAAGTAGGGAAATTAGTGGATGTGCCTTTAGCAGCAACTGCAGAAGAGGTAGGAGAGCCGTCGCAGAAGGAAACAATACAGCGACTAGAAGAGCATATTCGCTTTTTGGAAAAGGATCATGACAGTGAGATAGACTGCCTCTGGAACGAAATTCGAGCTTTGCAGAATCATGGTGCTGATACCGCAAGAGTAGTATCGGTTTCTAAATCCACGGTAGAGATTGAGGACGTACAGGGCAACAAATATACAGCCAAGTATGATCCGGATATAAGACGTCAGCTTACTCCAGGCAGAGAGGTCTATACAAACGCCCAAAGAACGTACATTCAAGGAGTAAAAAGCCATGTGTTAACGGGTCCTGTTGCCCAAGTTACTCGACTCTTAGATCAGGGAAGAGTAATGGTTGGTAGGGATGGCCACGAAGCGGTCATTTTTGGTGGTAAAGGATTGCGGGTAGGAGATGAGGTCATCTTTGATGATGAAGAAAGACATATTCTCGATGTAATTAGTCGTGCATCGCTTCCTTTAGTGGAATTCCCGAATGTAACCTGGGATGCAGTCGGTGGTCTTGATCACGTTGTTAGCGAAGTGCAAGAGGTAGTGGAGTTACCTTATTTGTATCCTGATGTTTTTCGTCGTTATCCACTCGTGGGAGGTACAGAAAGAAAGTTGAGGACATTCTTTGGTCTTGCTCGAGAGGTGGCAGGAGACGGTGGTCCATTGGTCCTCTACGTTGATGAAATTGACTCGATCGGAAGAGAGCGAGGACAGGGAGAGAATTCACGAGTTTATGACACTGCTACTAATCAATTATTAGTAGAATTAGATGGCATGAATGAACTCGAGAATGTGGTGTGTATGGCCGCAACAAATCGAGAGAAACTGCTTGATAGTGCGCTTATTCGACGATGGGAACATAAGATCTATGTTCCTCGTCCGAGTCAGGAAGGAACAGAGTCTATTTTTTCCATTTACTTAAAACAAGTAGCCTTGGATTCTCGAGTGGCAGACTTTGATGGATCCTCTCTAAAGGATATGGCAAAAAGGGTTACGGATTCGTTGTTTTCTCATTCCCGTCCCATAGCCAGAATCGTGTATTGGGAAAGAGCATATGACCTTGTTGATTTTTCTGATCTCATGAGTGGGAAACTTATCAGAGATACGGTATATCGAGCGGCGTTATTAGCAATAGAGCGAGAGATTAAGGGTGGAGCTCGGGGTGTGACCTCTGACGATCTAGAACGGGCTGTCCAGACCGTCTATGAAGAACATCGACACTTTCCTAACCTTGTCACTGATTATGACAAACGAAATATTGCGGGTAGTCATTACGAGAACATTCAACGAGTAGAGTCTATTACTTCTTCGGGCATTATCTTACGTTGA
- a CDS encoding terpene cyclase/mutase family protein has protein sequence MTNIDDAIARATAFVLDSRHPENGMWYNFLTRHHGESADWVSSFVGLNMLRAGTPRDELLRTAQSVLKRQREGGGFSYNHKIVPDADSTAFAVRFLSYFGFEDELVNARSFLAAHQHTDGSFATYREEAIRQYTRIPLEMSVAGWCAGTTDVTASALLALPTNIRAVCYLLNSQLPDGSWRAYWWTSDVYTTKHAAEALRPFGFEKEVGAAQRWLADDANVPSLPFYLALSIQALAEDEASRPIIDARVERLLAMQRTDDWSWNTQPILRFPSPMNAEPWTYPSCWREDASDQNRIFTTATCLKALSDYRAATGKQF, from the coding sequence ATGACAAACATCGATGATGCTATTGCCCGTGCCACGGCCTTCGTGCTCGATAGCCGTCACCCTGAAAATGGAATGTGGTATAATTTCCTAACTCGGCATCATGGAGAGAGTGCAGATTGGGTCAGTTCATTTGTCGGGCTGAATATGCTTCGCGCCGGCACCCCTCGAGACGAATTGTTGAGAACTGCGCAGAGCGTCCTGAAACGCCAGCGCGAGGGTGGGGGCTTTAGTTATAATCACAAGATTGTTCCGGATGCCGACTCGACTGCCTTCGCAGTCCGTTTTCTTTCTTATTTCGGCTTTGAAGACGAACTGGTGAATGCGCGCAGTTTCCTTGCCGCTCATCAGCATACGGACGGCAGTTTTGCGACGTATCGCGAAGAGGCCATCAGGCAGTACACGCGCATCCCTCTGGAGATGTCGGTCGCAGGATGGTGCGCAGGAACGACTGACGTGACCGCTTCTGCACTTCTAGCATTACCTACCAATATACGCGCAGTATGCTATCTGCTCAACTCTCAGCTTCCTGACGGGTCTTGGCGGGCTTACTGGTGGACGAGCGATGTCTACACGACGAAGCACGCGGCCGAAGCCCTTCGCCCGTTTGGTTTCGAGAAAGAAGTGGGTGCTGCTCAGCGATGGCTGGCTGACGACGCCAACGTCCCCTCTCTTCCATTCTATCTCGCACTCTCGATCCAGGCACTGGCAGAAGACGAAGCATCCAGGCCCATCATAGATGCTCGGGTCGAGAGACTCCTCGCTATGCAGCGAACTGATGACTGGAGCTGGAACACGCAACCCATCCTGCGTTTCCCATCACCGATGAACGCCGAACCGTGGACTTACCCTTCGTGCTGGCGAGAAGACGCAAGTGACCAAAACAGGATTTTTACCACAGCGACTTGCCTTAAAGCGCTCAGCGATTATCGAGCAGCAACGGGAAAGCAGTTTTAG
- a CDS encoding nucleotidyltransferase domain-containing protein, protein MASPSKEKNVLQLILENSPLKEWHFEEVVREAKITKRVANKWLKKYVSDGLLKHINEKGTFPYFTVGSNNPIYYSLKRVYALEQLHKSGLIPKLLSLKTAKVIILFGSIVKGDWYKDSDIDIFVFGDISDFDKNVYELKLQKNIELYLFQNKEEIEEVKTGLIKNIINGYVIKGRIQDIAEVA, encoded by the coding sequence ATGGCAAGCCCAAGTAAAGAAAAAAATGTACTACAACTAATTTTAGAAAATAGCCCTCTAAAAGAATGGCATTTTGAGGAAGTAGTTAGGGAAGCAAAAATTACAAAACGAGTGGCGAACAAATGGTTAAAAAAATATGTATCTGATGGATTACTTAAACATATAAATGAAAAAGGAACATTTCCATATTTCACCGTTGGAAGTAATAATCCTATTTATTATTCTCTAAAAAGAGTTTATGCCTTAGAACAACTTCATAAAAGCGGGCTTATTCCAAAACTCTTATCCCTCAAAACAGCTAAGGTAATCATATTATTCGGAAGCATCGTAAAAGGAGACTGGTATAAAGACTCAGATATTGACATTTTTGTTTTTGGAGATATTTCGGATTTTGATAAAAACGTTTATGAACTTAAACTTCAAAAGAACATAGAATTATATCTATTCCAAAACAAGGAAGAGATAGAAGAAGTAAAGACAGGGCTTATAAAAAACATAATCAATGGATATGTCATAAAAGGTCGGATACAAGACATTGCTGAGGTTGCATAA
- a CDS encoding metal-dependent hydrolase — translation MRGYTHLVFGIVVALLFLVFVPSAYVDRYGDSNENVSAFLFLFLVALGALLPDIDHPGSLLGKRVKLVGWLFSHRGIWHSLLLPAAILGLGWFFFPWFLYPSMALSLGIVSHLLLDGLTPRGVRLFYPFSDFQLRGFLKTGGALETVLFIGILITMGWLLWQLF, via the coding sequence ATGCGTGGATATACTCATCTTGTGTTTGGTATTGTTGTTGCACTGCTGTTTCTTGTCTTTGTTCCAAGCGCGTATGTCGATAGGTATGGTGATAGTAACGAAAATGTCAGTGCCTTTCTTTTTCTGTTCCTTGTCGCTCTTGGGGCACTTTTGCCGGATATAGACCATCCTGGATCCTTGCTTGGCAAACGAGTAAAACTCGTGGGCTGGTTGTTTTCCCATCGAGGAATCTGGCATAGTCTCCTTCTTCCAGCAGCTATTCTTGGCCTTGGGTGGTTCTTTTTTCCGTGGTTTCTCTACCCGAGCATGGCACTTTCTCTGGGCATTGTTTCACATCTCCTTCTTGATGGATTAACCCCCCGAGGAGTTCGTCTTTTCTATCCTTTTAGTGATTTCCAGTTGAGAGGATTCCTCAAGACTGGTGGAGCTCTTGAAACAGTCCTGTTTATAGGTATTCTCATAACTATGGGATGGTTGCTTTGGCAGTTATTTTGA
- the radA gene encoding DNA repair and recombination protein RadA: MKNERESMERESMNVREVRSLRRDREPGIANLPGVGAATVEKLEASGYGTLLSIAVASPGEIVDAVGMGEASARKVIQAARGMLDMGFESGDELLKRREKIMRISVGSENFNLLMNGGLETGAITECFGAYGSSKTQVAHQLAVNVQKLKDEDGNPLSAIYIDTENTFRPERICQFAKGAGFDPHEALKRIKVARAFNSDHQMLLVEKIEDLIQKEGIQVGLVIVDSLTAHFRAEFIGRGTLAERQQKLNRHMHALSRLASTYNLCVYVTNQVMAKPDQFFGDPTEAIGGHIVAHNSTFRIYLRKGKKGTRVAKLVDSPNLPDGEAIFEITTDGLRDV; the protein is encoded by the coding sequence ATGAAGAACGAGCGAGAGAGCATGGAAAGAGAAAGTATGAATGTTCGTGAGGTACGTTCTCTCAGACGAGACCGCGAGCCAGGAATTGCAAATCTGCCTGGCGTTGGTGCAGCTACGGTTGAGAAGCTTGAAGCTTCTGGTTATGGTACCTTACTCTCTATTGCTGTTGCATCTCCGGGAGAGATTGTTGATGCGGTTGGTATGGGAGAGGCTTCTGCCCGTAAAGTTATCCAAGCTGCCAGAGGCATGCTTGACATGGGATTCGAGTCAGGTGATGAGCTCTTAAAGCGGCGTGAAAAGATTATGCGAATCTCTGTGGGCAGTGAAAACTTTAACCTGTTAATGAATGGTGGCTTAGAAACAGGTGCTATCACCGAATGTTTTGGTGCCTACGGAAGCTCAAAAACCCAGGTTGCCCATCAGTTAGCAGTCAATGTGCAGAAATTGAAGGATGAAGATGGAAATCCACTCTCTGCTATCTATATAGATACTGAAAATACCTTCAGACCAGAACGTATCTGTCAGTTTGCAAAAGGTGCAGGCTTTGATCCTCATGAGGCATTGAAACGTATCAAAGTTGCCCGAGCATTCAATTCAGATCATCAGATGTTGCTGGTGGAGAAGATTGAGGATCTCATCCAGAAAGAAGGGATCCAAGTTGGTTTAGTTATCGTTGATTCGCTCACCGCACATTTCCGTGCAGAGTTTATTGGTCGTGGTACGTTGGCAGAGCGTCAACAGAAACTGAATAGGCATATGCACGCCCTGTCTAGGCTTGCAAGTACCTATAATCTCTGTGTCTATGTTACGAACCAGGTCATGGCAAAGCCTGATCAATTCTTTGGAGATCCGACCGAGGCAATTGGTGGGCATATCGTTGCTCATAACTCGACCTTTCGAATCTATCTCCGTAAAGGCAAGAAAGGAACAAGAGTAGCCAAGCTTGTTGACAGTCCCAATCTTCCTGATGGAGAAGCTATCTTTGAGATTACAACCGATGGTTTACGGGATGTATAA
- a CDS encoding M23 family metallopeptidase, which produces MRIHNQHTLGEYSLNKAKKASIPLYHPILVILFAVVMITALLWFAKSYGRFEDRFIGEKQAEVFQTYQKGERALFYLDQAAKLSAYDTIHTLAQKGGSNKESPCGTYQGYALWNNKTEECYPAEDLPVVFIELFGPLLSQYLGLYPEADFSLSDGTFNYLDNEIVGVAGNDLLFLTGSPSYAGSLDIFPYANPDTVSFSNDWGNSRSGGKRTHEGTDVMPENPAEPILAVRPGTVVKAWCNPYGGNRMLIRDVDDPNIEYYYAHMGTYAQNWQAGDIVATGQVLGETGDNIGCYNDCTSNDACRLSCPVVDGIHLCGLPGKTIPHLHFGIYVNKEAMNPYDSLQAVIQKEPEQNPKGGGGSYTVKPSFRIATHYDLVGTYQTLASHARNLIQNCANAADLDECITLSLPSLSQQEFSWSLGYCEPRTEEEKACLKDPYTVPFFDAEGDFTNCGRCPQKTPQICQDYATVDYCVRDPCTYDCLWDGTLCREKTEDEKTKGAEQNENSRAFCVRSKQGFMTQEDYPKSFALYPVQYRFALTFVAQPPPPVEDVTVFPFPGSEGSLVVKFKKSPWEKIRSYKVYYATTDFKDQPIANHVIQDPQDSEKTIPSLELSATDYRMFSSMSFDSCTLKRTSPLGQIACLFDGNKLVQTNQLYFLETTQEFFYVLTGLEEQNYFVAVTAIGENGAEINNQDEGQRFIRTQGELPSAQPTDTLSPGLTTFQLEPLTIQTVNDPLHFSWTEVLGNLVPTYPFQNDLDGYILYYQCDELGQNPRSYLLGTTSPVYLERSFFPACHPPETTSVYAVAIVAQDDATNVLPVELGKALGLGISALTITDEGATYSFMLSTPSFIPEEPIVPDEGGSEQ; this is translated from the coding sequence ATGAGAATCCATAACCAGCATACTCTGGGAGAATATTCCCTGAATAAGGCTAAGAAAGCGAGTATTCCTCTGTATCATCCCATCTTGGTTATTCTCTTTGCCGTTGTTATGATTACCGCGCTGTTATGGTTTGCAAAATCGTATGGCCGGTTTGAAGACCGGTTTATTGGAGAAAAACAAGCTGAGGTATTTCAGACCTATCAGAAAGGAGAACGTGCGTTGTTCTATCTTGATCAGGCTGCAAAACTAAGTGCCTATGACACCATACATACCTTAGCCCAGAAAGGAGGTTCTAACAAAGAAAGTCCTTGTGGTACGTATCAAGGCTATGCGCTGTGGAATAATAAAACCGAAGAGTGCTACCCAGCAGAAGACCTTCCAGTAGTATTTATCGAGCTCTTCGGGCCATTGCTTAGTCAATATCTCGGTCTTTATCCTGAAGCAGATTTCTCCTTATCTGATGGAACCTTTAATTATCTTGATAACGAAATTGTTGGCGTTGCAGGAAATGATCTGCTGTTTTTGACTGGAAGTCCAAGTTATGCAGGAAGCCTTGATATTTTTCCCTATGCCAATCCTGATACGGTAAGCTTCTCTAATGACTGGGGAAATTCGCGTAGTGGAGGGAAAAGAACGCATGAAGGAACCGATGTCATGCCAGAAAATCCAGCTGAACCTATTCTTGCTGTCCGTCCAGGAACGGTTGTTAAGGCATGGTGCAATCCTTATGGAGGAAATCGTATGCTCATCCGTGATGTTGATGATCCGAATATAGAGTATTATTATGCGCATATGGGAACCTATGCACAAAATTGGCAGGCCGGTGATATTGTTGCCACGGGCCAGGTGTTGGGTGAGACCGGGGATAATATTGGTTGCTATAATGATTGTACGAGCAATGATGCCTGTAGATTATCCTGTCCGGTAGTCGATGGTATCCATCTGTGTGGCTTGCCAGGAAAAACCATACCTCATCTTCATTTTGGTATTTATGTCAACAAGGAGGCAATGAATCCCTATGACTCCTTACAAGCGGTAATCCAAAAAGAACCAGAACAAAATCCAAAGGGCGGTGGGGGTAGCTACACGGTCAAACCATCTTTTCGAATTGCTACCCATTATGATCTCGTAGGGACCTATCAAACACTTGCCAGTCATGCACGGAATTTAATACAAAATTGTGCCAATGCCGCTGATCTTGATGAGTGTATCACCCTGAGTTTACCGAGTCTTTCCCAGCAAGAATTTTCCTGGTCCTTGGGCTACTGCGAGCCAAGAACAGAAGAAGAAAAAGCCTGTCTCAAGGATCCTTATACTGTTCCCTTCTTTGATGCTGAAGGCGATTTTACCAATTGTGGTCGTTGTCCACAGAAAACCCCACAGATCTGTCAAGATTATGCCACGGTTGACTATTGTGTCCGAGATCCATGTACTTATGATTGTCTCTGGGATGGAACTCTTTGTCGTGAAAAAACCGAGGATGAAAAAACAAAAGGAGCAGAACAAAATGAAAATAGTAGAGCCTTTTGCGTTCGCTCAAAACAGGGATTTATGACTCAGGAGGATTATCCGAAATCATTTGCTCTGTATCCAGTTCAGTATCGCTTTGCCCTAACCTTTGTCGCACAGCCCCCTCCTCCAGTAGAAGATGTTACGGTATTTCCATTCCCCGGAAGTGAGGGCTCTTTAGTTGTTAAATTCAAGAAAAGTCCGTGGGAGAAGATACGTTCCTACAAGGTGTATTATGCCACCACAGACTTCAAAGATCAACCTATTGCTAATCATGTAATCCAAGATCCTCAGGATTCTGAGAAAACAATTCCTTCGCTTGAGTTATCTGCCACTGATTACCGAATGTTTTCAAGCATGAGCTTTGATTCCTGTACGTTGAAGCGGACAAGCCCTTTAGGACAGATAGCCTGTCTCTTTGATGGGAATAAATTAGTACAAACGAATCAGCTTTATTTTCTTGAGACAACCCAGGAATTCTTTTATGTGCTTACAGGATTAGAAGAACAGAATTATTTTGTGGCAGTTACTGCTATTGGTGAAAATGGTGCTGAGATAAACAATCAGGATGAAGGTCAGCGTTTTATACGTACGCAAGGAGAACTTCCCTCTGCCCAACCCACTGACACGTTAAGTCCAGGGTTAACAACATTCCAGCTAGAGCCATTAACCATTCAAACGGTAAATGATCCTCTTCATTTTTCATGGACAGAGGTTCTTGGAAATCTCGTTCCTACCTATCCCTTCCAGAATGACCTTGATGGATATATCCTTTATTATCAGTGTGACGAATTAGGACAGAATCCACGGTCATATCTTCTTGGGACAACAAGCCCGGTCTATCTTGAAAGATCGTTCTTTCCTGCCTGTCATCCTCCTGAAACGACTTCTGTCTATGCAGTTGCCATTGTTGCCCAGGATGATGCAACGAATGTTCTTCCTGTAGAACTAGGAAAGGCCCTTGGTTTAGGAATTTCAGCGCTAACCATTACTGATGAGGGTGCAACGTATTCCTTTATGCTATCAACACCTTCGTTTATTCCTGAAGAGCCTATTGTCCCAGACGAGGGAGGTAGCGAGCAATGA
- the pip gene encoding prolyl aminopeptidase codes for MTLNELFPEIGIFDEGRLRVSGLHELYYEQSGNPDGRPIVFLHGGPGSGTNPKYRRFFDPDFYRIILFDQRGAGKSTPHANITENTTQDLVSDMDKLREHLGLDEWMVFGGSWGSTLALSYATFHTDRVKGLILRGIFLCREKEIAWYYEECGAQMVFPEEWERYKARIPGVEPGKMVEAYHQLLTSDEESVRLTAALAWSRWEAATSKLEDDGSLTSKFEDPHLALSFARIENHYFRNRIFLPSDDYLLGEVAKLQGVPTRIVQGRYDMVCPIGTAWEVKKAMKLPDEEFRVVTAGHSALEPAIRSELVQATQDFKRYF; via the coding sequence ATGACGCTGAATGAACTTTTTCCAGAAATTGGAATATTTGATGAAGGAAGATTACGGGTATCAGGACTTCATGAATTATATTATGAGCAAAGTGGTAATCCAGATGGTAGACCAATAGTGTTTCTTCATGGAGGGCCTGGTAGTGGAACAAATCCTAAATATCGTAGATTTTTTGATCCTGATTTTTATAGAATTATTTTATTTGATCAAAGAGGAGCTGGAAAAAGTACACCTCATGCTAATATTACTGAAAACACAACTCAAGATTTAGTTTCAGATATGGATAAATTGCGAGAGCATCTTGGACTTGATGAATGGATGGTTTTTGGTGGGAGTTGGGGAAGCACTTTAGCATTATCTTATGCAACTTTTCATACCGATAGAGTAAAAGGACTCATTCTTCGTGGTATTTTTCTTTGTAGAGAAAAAGAAATTGCATGGTATTATGAAGAATGTGGAGCGCAGATGGTTTTCCCAGAAGAATGGGAAAGATACAAAGCACGGATTCCTGGAGTTGAGCCTGGGAAGATGGTTGAAGCTTATCATCAATTGTTGACAAGTGACGAGGAAAGTGTAAGATTAACTGCTGCTTTAGCATGGAGCAGGTGGGAAGCTGCAACATCAAAACTAGAAGATGATGGAAGTTTAACAAGTAAATTTGAAGATCCACATCTTGCTTTGTCTTTTGCTCGGATTGAGAATCATTATTTTAGAAATAGAATCTTCTTACCGTCCGATGATTATTTACTTGGAGAAGTTGCAAAGTTACAAGGAGTTCCAACAAGAATTGTTCAAGGAAGATACGATATGGTTTGTCCGATTGGAACCGCATGGGAAGTTAAGAAAGCAATGAAATTACCTGATGAAGAATTCCGAGTTGTAACTGCGGGTCATTCAGCATTAGAACCAGCAATAAGAAGCGAGTTAGTACAAGCGACACAAGACTTCAAAAGATACTTCTAG